The Thioalkalivibrio sulfidiphilus HL-EbGr7 genome includes the window CGTGCAGCACACCAAGCCGCCGAAGATCAACCACGACCTGGTGGCCAACGTCTGCGAACGCCCCTCCGTGGTGGCCCGTTGCCCGGTGGCGGCCATCCGCCCCGCCCTGGTGAACGGCAAGCCCTCCCTGGAAGTGGACGAGAAGAAGTGCATCTGCTGCGGCGCCTGCTACCCCCCCTGCCCGCCCATGCAGATCAACGATGCCGAGCACACCAAGCTGGCCATCTGGGTGGGTGGTAACCACTCCAATGCCCGCGGCAAGCCCACCTTCCAGAAGCTGGTGGCCTCCGGTATCCCCAACAACCCGCCGCGCTGGCCCGAGGCCACTGCCATCGTCAAGAACATCCTCCAGGCTTACAAAGAGGGTGCCAAGGACTGGGAGCGCATCAACGACTGGATCGAGCGTATCGGCTGGCCCGAGTTCTTCGAGAAGACCGGCCTGCCCTTCACCCGATTCCACGTGGAGAACTGGAGAGGGGCGCGCAACAGCCTGAACGCCTCGACCCACATTCGCTTCTGATCGGGAAGCGAGCCTAACTCCATGTGACCTGCCCGTCCGGGCGGCCTGTGGCCGCCCGGACCCGAACACCACAGGACAGTCGAGACATGAAATACGGCATTCTGGTCAACGAAGGACCCTATCAGCATCAGGCCGCTGATACGGCTTACCAGTTCTGCAAGGCGGCCATTGACCGTGGCCACGAGGTCTTCCGGGTCTTCTTCTATCACGACGGCGTGAACAACGGCACACGCTTCGCCGTGCCGCCCCAGGACGACCGCAACATCACCGCGCGCTGGACCGAACTGGCCCAGGCCAACAACATCGACCTGGTGATCTGCATCGCCGCCGCCCAGCGCCGCGGCATCCTGGACGAGGGCGAGGCCAAGCGTCAGGGCAAGGACGGCAACAACATCGCCCCGGGCTTCCGCATCTCCGGTCTCGGTCAGCTGATCGAAGCCGGCATCCAGTGCGACCGCCTGCTGGTGTTCGGCGACTGACCCAGACGCGCAACAGGCCGGCATCCCCACGGATGCCCTCCTCCCACAAGACACATGAAGGTGAATGAAGATGTCCGAACCTTGGGAAGATGAAGGTCCCGGTGAAGTCAAGAAGTTCATGTACGTCAACCGCAAGGCCCCTTACGGAACCATCTACGCGCTGGAATCCCTGGAAGTGGTGCTGATCGCGGCGGCGTTTGAACAGGATGTGAGCATGGTGTTCGTCGATGACGGCGTCTACCAGCTCAAGAAGGGTCAGGATACCCAGCAGATCGGCATGAAGAACTTCTCGCCCACCTATCGTGCCCTGGAGGGCTACGACGTGGAAAAGCTCTACGTGGAGGCCGAATCCCTGGCCGAGCGCGGGCTCACAGAAGAAGACATGCTGGTGCCGGTGGAGGTGATGTCCCGTGACGACCTCGCCCGGCTCATGGACGAACAAGACGTCATCCTGAGCTTTTGAGGGGGAGTCAATCAGTGAGCATGCTGCATACCGTCAACAAGTCGCCCTTCGAGCGCAACACCCTGCAATCCTGCATCGGTCATGCCCTGCCCGATTCCGCCATCCTGCTGATCGAGGATGGTGTGGTCGCGGCGGTGCGCGGCACGGCGCACGAGGGCACCCTGCGCGAAGCCATGAACGGCCGCAAGGTTTACGTGCTCGGCCCGGACCTGATGGCCCGCGGCCTGAGTGCCGACCAGGTCATCGATGGCATCGAGGTGGTGAACTACGAGGGCTTTGTTGAACTGACCGAGAAACACGACAAGGTACAGGCCTGGGTCTAGCCCACCGGCCCCCTTCATCCCACGAACCGGAAACAACAGCAGGAGGAATATCCCCATGCCAATCGAAGTCAACGGCAAGAGCTACGAAACCGACGAAGAAGGCTACCTGGCCAACCTGAACGAGTGGAACCCCGACCTGGCCACCGCCATGGCCGCCGCCGACGGCACCACCCTGGACGAGAACCACTGGGAAGTGATCAATTTCCTGCGTGAATACTACGAGGAATACCAGATCGCCCCCGCCGTTCGCGTGCTGACCAAGGCCATCGGCAAGAAGCTCGGCCCGGACAAGGGCAACAGCAAGTACCTGTACGAGCTGTTCCCCTACGGTCCTGCCAAGCAGGCCTGTAAGTACGCCGGGCTGCCCAAGCCGACCGGCTGCGTCTAAATCACGCAAAGCTGTTTCCGGGTGTGGCCCGCGAGGGCCGCACCCGGATCTCTGACCTGGAGGATGCCCCGTGTCGTTCGCGACCGTGTTCTATGCCCTGCTGTTCTATGCCGCCACCGCCATCTTCCTGATCGGCGTGGGCCTGCGCATTGCCCGGTACGCGCGTACCCCGGCACCTCTCAAGATTCCCACCACCCCGGCCCCCACCACCCGCAGCGGCGTGTTCCTGCGCATGGGTACCGAAGTGGTCTTCTTCCACAGCCTTTTCAAGGCCAACAAGTGGATCTGGATTCTCGGCTGGGCGTTCCATCTCGCCCTGCTGCTGGTGGTCCTGCGCCACCTGCGCTATTTCATCGAAAACGTGCCCACCTGGGTGGCCCTGATCCAGCCCTTCGGCATCTATGCCGGGTTTGCCATGGTGGCCGCCCTGTTCGGCCTGTGGGCCCGCCGGCTGTTCGTGGAGCGCATCCGCTACATCTCCTCGCCCTCCGATCACCTGATGCTGGTGCTGCTGATCCTGATCGGCGCCAGCGGCCTGGCGATGAAGTACATCTGGCACACGGACATCACCGCCGTGAAGCTGTTCTTCCTGGGCCTGATGCGCTTTGACATCCAGCCGCTGCCCACGGACGCCATGCTGCTGATCCACCTCACCCTGGTGGCGGCGCTGATGATCATCTTCCCGTTCAGCAAGCTGCTGCACGCCCCCGGCGTGTTCTTCAGCCCGACCCGCAACCAGGTGGACAATCCCCGTGAGCGGCGTCATGTGAGCTGGATCGCCAACAGCGAAAAACCCGCCGCCAGCGGCAGCGAACAGTAAAACAACGGACCGCGCCCCAGCCGATCCCGAGGACACGAGACCATGGCCGATTTCAAAACCCCAGAGGTGAAGGAATACCTGGAGATACCCGCCCTGGAAGCCGGGGTCATGTCCCACAGCAAGCCATTCGTCTCCAAGGAGCAGTTCCAGGCACCCCTGGGCTTCCCGGGCGAACTGGCGGACAACTGGAAAGAGGTGGCCATCAACAAGCTGGGCGAACTGCTGGAGACCAACCGAGGTCTGCAGGTGTTCATGGACTCCTGCGTGAAGTGCGGCGCCTGCACCGACAAGTGCCACTATTTCCTGGGCACCTCCGACCCGCGCAACATGCCCGTGGCCCGACAGGATCTGCTGCGCGGCGTCTACCGCCGTTATTACACCCTGCCCGGCAAGCTGTTTCCCAAGCTGGTCGGTGCCATGGACCTGACCGAGGAGGTGCTGGACCAGTGGTACAGCTACTTCCACCAGTGCTCCGAGTGCCGCCGCTGCTCCGTGTTCTGCCCCTACGGCATCGACACCGCCGAGATCACCATGGCCACCCGCGAGATCATGAACGCGGTGGGCAAGGGCCAGAAGTACAGCAACGAGATCATCGGCAAGGTCTTCAAGATCGGCAACAACCTGGGCCTGCCCGAACCGGCCCTGCGCGACACACTGGAAGGCCTCGAGGAAGAGGTCAAGATGGACACCGGCGTGGACGTGCGCTACCCGCTGGACGAGAAGGGTGCCGAGGTACTGCTGGTGACCCCTTCCGCCGACTTCTTCGCCGAACCCCACGTGGACGGCCTGATCGGTTATGGCAAGGTGTTTCACCAGGCAGGCATCTCCTGGACCCTGTCCTCCCACGCCTCCGAGGCGGCGAATTTCGGCCTGTTCATCGGCTCGCCCGAGAACATGAAGCGCATCGCCATGCGCATCCGCGAGGCGGCCCTGGAACTGGGCGTGAAGCGCATCGTGTTCGGCGAGTGCGGCCATGCCTGGCGCGTAGCCTACAGCTTCCTCAACACCCTGGCGGGCCCCTTCGACTTCCTGGACCCCCGCTACCCGGTGCCGCAGCACATCTGCGAGGTCACCTATGACCTGATCCAGCGCGGCGCCCTGACCCTGGACAAGAGCGCCAACGACCACCGCCGGGTCACCTTCCACGATTCCTGCAACGTGGCCCGCGCCTCGCGCATGGGCGACATGCCCGGCGGTCAGTTCGTGATCCCCCGCGAGATCCTCAAGGCGGTGTGCAATCACTACTACGACATGGCCCCCGACACCATTGGTGAATCCACCTTCTGCTGCGGCGGCGGTGGTGGCCTGTTGACCGACGACCTCATGGAACTGCGCGTCAAGGGCGCCTTGCCGCGCATGCAGGCCCTCAAGCACGTGGTGGAAGAACACGGCGTCAACCAGCTGGTGGCGATCTGCGCCATCTGCAAGAGCCAGTTCTCCAAGGTACTGCCCTATTACGGATTTGAAATGGACCAGATCGTGAGCCTGCATCAGCTGGTCAGCGATGCACTCGTGATGGATTCCAAGCAGTAATAAAACAATACAGATCGCAATCAGGCCACTGGCCCGACATCAATCAGGAGAAGACCCATGGCGACTTCCAGCGATGACATGAAACTGACGTTCCGCAAATTCAAGGACGGTGACCACGAACGCCGCAGCTGGAAGGACGCCATCTTCGAGGGCGATCACTCCCACAAGTGCCCGGTCTACGTGCATCGCACCCCGCCCTGTCAGGGTTCCTGCCCCTCCGGTGAGGACATTCGCGGCTGGCTGCAGATCGTGCGCGGCATCGAGAAGCCCCCGGCCGACATGAGCATGCAGGAGTACGCCTTCCGCCGCTCCACCAGCGCCAACCCCTTCCCCTCGGTGATGGGCCGCGTGTGCCCGGCGCCCTGCGAATCCGGCTGCAACCGCAACGAGGTGGAAGACTTCGTCGGCATCAACTCCGTGGAACAGTTCATCGGTGACTCCGCCTTCAACCAGGGCTACAAGTTTGACGCCGCCCCGGCCCTGTCCGGCAAGCGCGTGGCCATCATCGGCGGCGGCCCCGGCGGCATGTCGGCGGCCTATCACCTGCGCAAGCGCGGCCATGCCTCCACCATCTTCGACGACCACGAGGAACTGGGCGGCATGATGATGTACGGCATCCCCGAGTACCGGGTGCCCCGCAACATCCTGCGCCACGAGATCCAGCGCATCCTGGACCTGGGCGGCATCGACGTGCGCCTAAAAACCCGTGTGGGCAAGGACGTCAGCATGGAGGACGTGGAGAAGGAATTCGACGCCGTGGTCTGGGCCGTGGGCTGTCAGACCGGCCGCAAACTGCCGGTGCCCGGTGGCGACGCCCCCAACTGCATCACCGGTGTGGACTTCCTGGAGGCCTTCAACACCGGCCGCATCAAGGTCCTGAGCACCGACAACATCGTCTGCGTGGGCGGT containing:
- the tusD gene encoding sulfurtransferase complex subunit TusD, translated to MKYGILVNEGPYQHQAADTAYQFCKAAIDRGHEVFRVFFYHDGVNNGTRFAVPPQDDRNITARWTELAQANNIDLVICIAAAQRRGILDEGEAKRQGKDGNNIAPGFRISGLGQLIEAGIQCDRLLVFGD
- the tusC gene encoding sulfurtransferase complex subunit TusC yields the protein MSEPWEDEGPGEVKKFMYVNRKAPYGTIYALESLEVVLIAAAFEQDVSMVFVDDGVYQLKKGQDTQQIGMKNFSPTYRALEGYDVEKLYVEAESLAERGLTEEDMLVPVEVMSRDDLARLMDEQDVILSF
- the tusB gene encoding sulfurtransferase complex subunit TusB produces the protein MLHTVNKSPFERNTLQSCIGHALPDSAILLIEDGVVAAVRGTAHEGTLREAMNGRKVYVLGPDLMARGLSADQVIDGIEVVNYEGFVELTEKHDKVQAWV
- a CDS encoding TusE/DsrC/DsvC family sulfur relay protein, with the protein product MPIEVNGKSYETDEEGYLANLNEWNPDLATAMAAADGTTLDENHWEVINFLREYYEEYQIAPAVRVLTKAIGKKLGPDKGNSKYLYELFPYGPAKQACKYAGLPKPTGCV
- a CDS encoding respiratory nitrate reductase subunit gamma, producing MSFATVFYALLFYAATAIFLIGVGLRIARYARTPAPLKIPTTPAPTTRSGVFLRMGTEVVFFHSLFKANKWIWILGWAFHLALLLVVLRHLRYFIENVPTWVALIQPFGIYAGFAMVAALFGLWARRLFVERIRYISSPSDHLMLVLLILIGASGLAMKYIWHTDITAVKLFFLGLMRFDIQPLPTDAMLLIHLTLVAALMIIFPFSKLLHAPGVFFSPTRNQVDNPRERRHVSWIANSEKPAASGSEQ
- the dsrK gene encoding sulfate reduction electron transfer complex DsrMKJOP subunit DsrK — translated: MADFKTPEVKEYLEIPALEAGVMSHSKPFVSKEQFQAPLGFPGELADNWKEVAINKLGELLETNRGLQVFMDSCVKCGACTDKCHYFLGTSDPRNMPVARQDLLRGVYRRYYTLPGKLFPKLVGAMDLTEEVLDQWYSYFHQCSECRRCSVFCPYGIDTAEITMATREIMNAVGKGQKYSNEIIGKVFKIGNNLGLPEPALRDTLEGLEEEVKMDTGVDVRYPLDEKGAEVLLVTPSADFFAEPHVDGLIGYGKVFHQAGISWTLSSHASEAANFGLFIGSPENMKRIAMRIREAALELGVKRIVFGECGHAWRVAYSFLNTLAGPFDFLDPRYPVPQHICEVTYDLIQRGALTLDKSANDHRRVTFHDSCNVARASRMGDMPGGQFVIPREILKAVCNHYYDMAPDTIGESTFCCGGGGGLLTDDLMELRVKGALPRMQALKHVVEEHGVNQLVAICAICKSQFSKVLPYYGFEMDQIVSLHQLVSDALVMDSKQ